A window of the Lolium perenne isolate Kyuss_39 chromosome 7, Kyuss_2.0, whole genome shotgun sequence genome harbors these coding sequences:
- the LOC127316866 gene encoding zinc finger A20 and AN1 domain-containing stress-associated protein 11-like — MAQRDNKVEEPTEVHLHAPDIALCANSCGFPANPATNNLCQNCFIAASSTSSTSPPSPSSSSSQPAPFPTLFDKPRAPAASAQPVYVAVDRPAAGPADPKASRSSSVNRCHSCRKRVGLTGFRCRCGEMFCGSHRYSDRHDCSFDYKSAARDAIAKENPVVRAAKIVRF, encoded by the coding sequence ATGGCGCAGCGGGAcaacaaggtggaggagccgacgGAGGTGCACCTGCACGCGCCGGACATCGCGCTCTGCGCCAACAGCTGCGGCTTCCCGGCCAaccccgccaccaacaacctctgCCAGAACTGCTTCATCGCcgcctcatccacctcctccacgTCCCCGCCGTCcccgtcatcctcctcctcgcagCCGGCGCCGTTCCCGACCCTCTTCGACAAGCCTAGGGCGCCCGCCGCATCGGCGCAGCCCGTGTACGTGGCCGTCGACCGGCCGGCCGCCGGCCCCGCCGACCCGAAGGCGTCCAGGTCGTCGTCGGTCAACCGCTGCCACAGCTGCCGGAAGCGCGTCGGCCTCACGGGCTTCCGCTGCCGCTGCGGCGAGATGTTCTGCGGCTCCCACCGCTACTCGGACCGCCACGACTGCAGCTTCGACTACAAGTCCGCCGCCAGGGACGCCATCGCCAAGGAGAACCCCGTCGTGCGCGCGGCCAAGATCGTTAGGTTCTGA